In the Gossypium raimondii isolate GPD5lz chromosome 9, ASM2569854v1, whole genome shotgun sequence genome, one interval contains:
- the LOC105798270 gene encoding beta-glucuronosyltransferase GlcAT14B has protein sequence MKRLRSYYMQFRHNNNQAMERKWIFPLAVGSIVSLFLLFLTTLTSFDGSPFLFFYRSSAVTGGSSPFVENQLKPIPISTLPPPPRFAYLISGSAGDCRMLKRTLLALYHPLNQYVVHLDREASSEERLDLEKFVKDHPVFNKVGNVRMIVKANLVTYRGPTMVANTLHAAAILLKEGGDWDWFINLSASDYPLVTQDDLLHTFSYLPRDLNFIDHTSNIGWKEFQRAKPIIIDPGLYSMRKADVFWVTQKRSVPTAFKLFTGSAWMALSRPFVDYCIWGWDNLPRTVLMYYANFLSSPEGYFHTVICNAQEFRNSTVNSDLHFISWDNPPKQHPHLLRLADMQRMIDSNAPFARKFPRDDPVLDKIDSEILSRGPDMFTPGGWCVGSGKNGTDPCTVIGNKTVIRPGPGAKRLEKLISSLLSNDNFRPRQCK, from the exons atgaagagATTAAGAAGCTATTACATGCAGTTTCGACACAACAACAATCAAGCAATGGAGCGTAAATGGATCTTCCCATTAGCTGTTGGCTccattgtttctttatttttactcTTCTTAACAACCTTAACCTCTTTCGATGGctccccttttcttttcttctaccGTTCCTCCGCCGTAACCGGCGGTTCCTCTCCTTTCGTGGAAAACCAACTAAAACCCATCCCTATTTCCACCCTCCCTCCGCCTCCCCGCTTCGCCTACCTCATCTCCGGCTCTGCCGGCGACTGTCGGATGCTTAAGAGGACTCTTTTAGCCCTTTACCATCCTTTGAATCAATACGTGGTTCATCTTGACCGGGAAGCTAGCTCTGAAGAGAGGCTCGATCTGGAGAAGTTCGTGAAGGATCATCCAGTGTTTAACAAAGTAGGGAATGTTAGGATGATTGTGAAAGCTAATTTGGTCACTTACAGAGGCCCTACTATGGTTGCTAATACGCTTCATGCTGCTGCAATTTTGTTGAAAGAAGGTGGAGATTGGGATTGGTTCATTAATCTTAGTGCTTCTGATTATCCCCTTGTTACCCAAGATG ATTTGTTGCACACATTTTCATACTTGCCAAGGGATCTAAATTTCATCGATCATACAAGCAATATTGGGTGGAAAGA GTTCCAGAGGGCTAAACCAATCATTATTGATCCAGGATTGTATAGCATGAGAAAAGCTGATGTGTTTTGGGTTACACAGAAGAGAAGTGTGCCTACTGCATTCAAACTCTTTACAG GTTCTGCATGGATGGCACTTTCTCGCCCTTTTGTTGACTATTGCATTTGGGGATGGGACAACCTACCTCGAACTGTCCTCATGTATTACGCAAACTTTTTATCATCTCCAGAAGGTTACTTCCACACTGTCATTTGTAATGCTCAAGAGTTCCGTAACAGTACAGTAAACAGCGATCTCCATTTTATATCATGGGATAACCCTCCTAAGCAGCATCCTCACCTCCTCAGGCTTGCTGACATGCAACGGATGATCGATAGCAATGCCCCTTTTGCTAGAAAGTTCCCTAGGGATGATCCTGTACTTGATAAAATCGACTCTGAGATCTTGTCTCGTGGCCCAGATATGTTTACTCCTGGTGGTTGGTGTGTAGGAAGTGGGAAGAATGGGACCGATCCTTGCACTGTTATTGGTAACAAAACAGTCATCAGGCCTGGCCCCGGAGCAAAAAGGTTGGAAAAGTTGATCAGCTCTCTTCTATCCAATGACAATTTTAGACCGCGACAATGCAAATAA